The Pseudomonas kermanshahensis genome includes a window with the following:
- a CDS encoding sialate O-acetylesterase, which translates to MSGAEDLARLTQTIDKTDELLLSPEVKMVEVSPGMFRPSHAMVMANLSTLLGGAMPYTSVEEGLVGTVDGTNFSVLSSAQDEYVKVYRNVAGGAVYVDSYPNTETTRSAIGLANTALSQIPPRSLVDGMPWAVVDKDYRAILGVKENGAAHALLDTLPGLDLLGDYAWAVVDSQGVVLLGIKWSGEVVTFGQSTGTVAAYADGPVGGQDIWVLVDGAPYQVTSSGDNFSPQVSSGRLSYVRRSGSVSSVTVDVPIAGSLAPFVQTLLHIIGYGQSLAMGDTSVVQTTQPPTANRLLTIQSGVMLADQDTTLTDAMVAPFRPLISSVREVPVVQLSGQLNRLRGIPANAGLLTSAHGRNGRSIAQLSKGTLYYNNLLTAVASAKAEATRLGLGYEVPFVDWIQGEADRNLSQAAYLSALLQLQSDLDTDIRAAAVQGRTVPLLLDQMSNFTNYGMASSFVPLAQLQAALDYPECFVCAGPKYWVPSNVDGTHLTGDSYTRIGCMHMRAAETLSRGGRWLPTHAMSAVRTGNLIVVRFHTPSGALTVDTGNVSDPGNWGVRYVDDAGSANVTKVRLLGGNLLEITLSAVPTGANPYIGIADAGIPGQPLGPTTGARSCLRDNSQDRDGHGRPVYNWACHQRIAVQAA; encoded by the coding sequence ATGAGCGGAGCCGAAGATCTCGCGCGCTTGACCCAAACGATCGACAAGACAGACGAGCTTCTACTGTCGCCGGAAGTAAAGATGGTGGAGGTGTCGCCCGGCATGTTCCGCCCCTCCCATGCAATGGTGATGGCTAACCTGTCGACCTTGCTGGGTGGTGCGATGCCGTATACGTCCGTTGAAGAGGGACTGGTAGGGACAGTTGATGGCACCAACTTCAGCGTGCTCTCCAGCGCTCAAGATGAGTATGTGAAGGTATACAGGAACGTCGCCGGAGGCGCAGTTTACGTCGATAGCTACCCAAACACTGAAACCACCCGGAGCGCCATTGGACTTGCCAATACTGCACTCAGCCAGATTCCGCCACGCTCATTGGTTGACGGCATGCCATGGGCGGTAGTGGACAAGGATTATCGAGCCATCCTTGGCGTCAAGGAAAACGGAGCAGCTCATGCGCTTCTCGACACTCTGCCGGGCTTGGACCTGCTGGGTGACTACGCCTGGGCAGTGGTCGATTCCCAAGGAGTAGTGCTCCTTGGCATCAAATGGAGCGGGGAGGTTGTTACGTTCGGCCAAAGCACCGGCACCGTGGCTGCTTACGCAGACGGCCCTGTAGGCGGCCAGGATATCTGGGTGCTGGTGGATGGCGCCCCATATCAGGTCACTTCCAGCGGCGACAACTTCTCGCCTCAGGTATCGAGTGGCCGACTGTCCTATGTCAGGCGCAGCGGATCGGTCTCATCGGTGACCGTAGACGTTCCGATTGCGGGGTCGCTGGCGCCCTTCGTGCAGACCCTGCTGCATATCATTGGGTATGGACAGTCATTGGCGATGGGCGACACCAGTGTCGTACAGACCACGCAGCCGCCCACGGCGAATCGGCTGCTGACTATTCAGAGTGGGGTGATGCTAGCGGACCAGGACACCACTCTGACTGATGCGATGGTTGCCCCTTTCAGGCCGCTGATCAGCTCGGTTCGTGAGGTCCCGGTGGTGCAACTGTCTGGGCAGCTCAACCGCCTGCGCGGAATCCCAGCAAACGCTGGCCTGCTTACGAGTGCACACGGGCGCAACGGGCGGAGCATCGCGCAGCTTAGTAAGGGCACGCTGTATTACAACAACCTCCTGACAGCCGTCGCTTCGGCAAAAGCGGAAGCGACCCGGCTTGGTCTCGGATACGAGGTTCCATTCGTTGACTGGATACAGGGCGAGGCCGATCGCAACCTGTCCCAGGCTGCATACCTTAGCGCTTTGCTCCAACTGCAGTCTGACCTCGACACCGACATCCGCGCGGCAGCTGTCCAAGGAAGGACCGTACCCTTGCTGCTCGATCAGATGAGCAACTTCACCAACTACGGGATGGCAAGCAGCTTCGTGCCGCTCGCGCAACTACAGGCAGCGCTGGATTACCCGGAATGCTTCGTCTGCGCTGGCCCAAAGTACTGGGTGCCCAGTAACGTCGACGGCACACACCTCACTGGTGATAGCTATACCCGCATCGGCTGTATGCACATGCGCGCGGCGGAGACGCTGAGCCGCGGCGGGCGCTGGCTGCCCACGCACGCCATGTCGGCCGTCAGGACCGGCAACTTGATCGTTGTTCGGTTCCACACGCCCTCCGGTGCACTGACTGTCGACACTGGCAATGTCAGTGACCCTGGCAACTGGGGCGTGCGCTACGTGGACGATGCAGGAAGCGCGAACGTGACGAAGGTTCGCCTACTTGGCGGGAACTTGCTGGAGATCACCCTGAGCGCGGTACCGACCGGAGCAAACCCCTACATCGGTATTGCTGACGCCGGCATCCCGGGACAGCCACTAGGCCCGACCACCGGCGCTCGCTCCTGTCTGCGCGATAACAGCCAAGACCGAGACGGCCACGGGCGACCTGTCTACAACTGGGCCTGTCACCAGCGCATTGCAGTTCAAGCTGCTTAA